Proteins encoded together in one Synechococcus sp. A15-62 window:
- a CDS encoding M23 family metallopeptidase, with translation MLVPAAAAQGFDQSLDGLVRQRVITSQERKLLRGGGAAVPIERSRFEEACRTGALSRQDCASGVARRSPGAPASARVRLIPSRQPLRVPVSALLARDGGTFRLESVFAVTPRPLPTPGNGDRQLLFPVVGDAFKSSGFGWRLHPILGSWLMHAGRDFAAPEGTPVVAALSGQVLSSGLAGGYGVAIELEHTQPLRRTLYGHLSEIYVRPGQPVRQGEVIGRVGSTGLSTGPHLHFELRTPSRAGWQAVDPGDLDLSSVMHANKDPVSLLLGQVLRSLERDQP, from the coding sequence ATGTTGGTTCCAGCCGCGGCTGCGCAGGGTTTTGATCAGTCGCTCGATGGTCTGGTTCGCCAACGGGTGATCACGTCCCAGGAGCGCAAGCTGCTCCGGGGCGGTGGCGCGGCGGTTCCCATAGAACGAAGCCGTTTTGAAGAGGCCTGTCGCACCGGTGCTCTGTCCCGCCAGGACTGCGCTTCCGGAGTGGCCAGGCGTTCGCCGGGGGCACCGGCTTCAGCACGGGTTCGCTTGATCCCCTCCCGCCAACCGTTGCGTGTTCCCGTGTCAGCGCTTCTCGCCCGCGATGGCGGCACCTTTCGGCTGGAATCCGTCTTTGCGGTCACGCCCCGTCCGCTGCCCACCCCCGGCAATGGCGACCGTCAACTGCTCTTCCCGGTGGTTGGAGACGCTTTTAAAAGCAGTGGGTTCGGTTGGCGTCTGCATCCGATCCTGGGGAGCTGGCTGATGCATGCCGGGCGGGACTTTGCAGCACCGGAGGGCACGCCGGTGGTGGCTGCGCTTTCGGGGCAGGTCTTAAGCAGTGGTCTTGCCGGTGGCTATGGCGTCGCCATCGAGCTGGAACACACCCAGCCTTTGCGCCGCACGCTCTATGGCCATCTCTCGGAGATCTATGTGCGACCCGGTCAGCCGGTGCGCCAGGGAGAGGTGATTGGCCGCGTCGGCAGCACAGGCCTCAGCACAGGGCCGCATCTGCATTTCGAGTTGCGCACACCATCGCGGGCCGGTTGGCAGGCCGTTGATCCAGGGGATCTGGATCTTTCCTCGGTGATGCATGCCAACAAGGATCCTGTCTCGCTGCTGCTGGGCCAGGTGTTGCGCAGTCTTGAACGCGATCAGCCCTAG
- a CDS encoding HAMP domain-containing sensor histidine kinase encodes MAREEMARIQKLLGHLSLLTRLEVDPDVVSCGDHLLVPLLQRWYEASRELAPSLQLKGLERGDELVVQTDPRALMLALDQLLDNACQHANRSMPIQLSLAGSDGLDHCILEFASQSLDAPVASEDLERWSAPFFRGKPERDGQRVEGPGLGLALASELVRGCGGTLELHQKPSSEGTTTIVRLRLKVRTSNGSGAVAAAVRTDPA; translated from the coding sequence ATGGCCCGCGAGGAAATGGCGCGGATCCAGAAGTTGCTCGGGCATCTCTCGCTGCTCACACGCCTGGAGGTGGATCCGGATGTGGTCAGTTGTGGCGACCACCTCCTGGTGCCGCTGCTTCAGCGCTGGTATGAAGCCTCTCGGGAGCTGGCGCCGAGTCTCCAGCTGAAGGGTCTGGAACGGGGGGATGAACTGGTGGTTCAAACCGACCCTCGGGCCTTGATGCTGGCGTTGGATCAGTTGCTCGACAACGCTTGCCAGCACGCCAATCGATCCATGCCGATTCAGCTCAGCCTTGCTGGGAGTGACGGGCTCGACCATTGCATCCTGGAGTTCGCTAGTCAGAGCCTTGACGCTCCTGTGGCTTCGGAGGATCTGGAACGCTGGTCTGCACCGTTTTTCCGGGGCAAGCCCGAACGGGATGGTCAAAGGGTGGAGGGCCCTGGTTTGGGGCTCGCCTTGGCGAGCGAACTGGTGAGGGGGTGTGGAGGAACGCTGGAGCTCCACCAGAAGCCCTCATCGGAGGGAACCACCACGATTGTTCGGTTGCGACTGAAAGTCAGAACATCGAACGGGTCTGGAGCAGTTGCGGCAGCTGTTCGAACAGATCCGGCTTGA
- a CDS encoding response regulator yields MEETPKALRVAVVEDDPRIQQLISAEITDEGHACICFGSAEDFLDEAGSDRFDLLLLDLMLPGMDGLACLKQLQLQASSQPALRVVIVTALNDADKKHEALANGAEAYVLKPDLFEQLPQLLQTRSMF; encoded by the coding sequence ATGGAGGAGACCCCCAAGGCTCTTCGTGTTGCAGTCGTGGAGGATGACCCGCGCATTCAGCAGCTGATCAGTGCTGAAATCACCGATGAGGGGCACGCCTGCATCTGCTTCGGATCCGCAGAAGACTTTCTCGACGAAGCCGGCTCTGATCGTTTCGATCTTCTGCTGCTGGACTTGATGCTGCCCGGCATGGACGGCCTGGCCTGCCTGAAACAACTGCAGCTCCAGGCCTCTTCCCAGCCTGCTCTGAGGGTGGTGATCGTGACGGCTCTCAATGATGCCGACAAGAAACACGAAGCTCTGGCGAACGGAGCCGAGGCCTACGTGCTCAAGCCGGATCTGTTCGAACAGCTGCCGCAACTGCTCCAGACCCGTTCGATGTTCTGA
- a CDS encoding ABC transporter ATP-binding protein: MAEAVQQPVAELKGISKIYGSGDLEVKALDQLNLTVQEGDYLAVMGASGSGKSTAMNILGCLDRPTSGTYRLNGMAVEQFDDDALADVRNRSLGFVFQQFHLLGHASAMENVMLPMIYAGVPREERIERAESALRRVGLAKRLENKPNQLSGGQQQRVAIARAIINRPSLLLADEPTGALDSNTTAEVLELFDELHQQGITLVMVTHEDDVAARAQRIARFQDGRALTGCPQ, translated from the coding sequence TTGGCTGAGGCTGTGCAGCAGCCGGTTGCTGAGCTCAAGGGGATCAGCAAGATCTATGGGTCTGGTGATCTCGAAGTCAAAGCCCTTGACCAACTGAATCTCACCGTCCAAGAGGGGGATTACCTGGCGGTGATGGGGGCCAGCGGCTCAGGCAAGAGCACGGCAATGAACATCCTTGGCTGCCTTGACCGGCCCACCAGCGGGACCTACCGGCTCAATGGCATGGCCGTTGAACAGTTCGATGACGATGCCTTGGCCGACGTACGCAACCGCTCGCTCGGATTTGTCTTTCAGCAGTTCCATCTGCTCGGCCACGCCAGCGCCATGGAGAACGTGATGCTCCCGATGATCTATGCGGGAGTGCCCAGGGAGGAACGGATCGAGCGGGCCGAATCGGCCCTGCGCCGCGTTGGCCTGGCGAAGCGTTTGGAGAACAAGCCCAATCAGCTCTCCGGTGGGCAGCAACAACGGGTGGCCATCGCCCGGGCCATCATCAACCGCCCCAGTCTGCTGCTGGCGGACGAACCCACAGGGGCCCTGGATTCCAACACCACCGCCGAAGTGCTGGAACTGTTTGATGAACTCCACCAACAGGGCATCACCCTGGTGATGGTGACCCATGAAGATGATGTGGCGGCCCGAGCACAACGCATTGCTCGCTTCCAGGATGGTCGGGCGCTCACAGGATGCCCACAATGA
- a CDS encoding NAD(P)H-quinone oxidoreductase subunit N — protein MPDMGAFLLATQATAAPGELLNLSLNASAVLPEGAVLLAMIATLLVDLAGEKVAARWVPPICYLGLSTSLVLLALQWNAPLEPSFLGAFLADNLAVAFRAVIALSTLLSLLISWRYAEKSGTPVGEYAAILLAATLGAMLLCGATDLVSVFISLETLSVASYLLSGYMKRDARSSEAALKYLLVGSAAAAVFLYGSSLLYGLSGSTSLDTIGLALQTSTTPLAALALVFVLATVAFKIAAVPFHQWTPDVYEGSPTPVVAFLSVGSKAAGFALALRILVGCFGAFDDQWKLLFTVLAVLSMTLGNVVALAQTSMKRMLAYSSIGQAGFVMIGMVCGTEDGFAAMVLYMAAYLFMNLGAFACIILFSIRTGSDRISDYAGLYQKDPLITLGLSLCLLSLGGIPPMLGFFGKIYLFFAGWANHEYLLVVVGLVTSVVSIYYYISVIKMMVVKEPQEASDVVKAYPDVNWSLMGMQPLRVALIGCVAITAVGGILSNPLFQWANTAVAGTPLLQQAIALSSLKGLG, from the coding sequence ATGCCCGACATGGGTGCTTTCCTTCTCGCCACCCAGGCCACGGCTGCCCCTGGTGAGCTGCTGAATCTCTCTCTCAACGCCTCCGCCGTTCTGCCCGAAGGTGCAGTTCTGCTGGCGATGATCGCCACCCTCTTGGTGGACCTGGCCGGCGAAAAGGTCGCCGCACGTTGGGTGCCGCCGATTTGCTATCTCGGCCTGAGCACCTCCCTGGTGCTACTCGCCCTGCAGTGGAACGCACCGCTGGAGCCCTCGTTCCTTGGAGCCTTCCTCGCCGACAACCTGGCAGTGGCATTCCGGGCTGTGATTGCCCTGTCCACGCTTCTGTCGCTGCTGATCAGCTGGCGTTACGCGGAGAAGAGCGGCACACCCGTTGGCGAGTACGCCGCCATCCTTCTCGCCGCAACCCTTGGCGCCATGCTCCTCTGCGGGGCAACGGATCTGGTGAGTGTGTTCATCTCGCTAGAGACGCTCTCCGTCGCCAGCTATCTGCTGTCGGGCTACATGAAGCGGGATGCCCGCAGCTCGGAAGCAGCACTCAAATATCTGCTCGTGGGATCGGCAGCCGCTGCTGTTTTCCTCTACGGCTCTTCTCTGCTGTACGGACTGAGCGGCAGCACCAGCCTCGACACCATCGGCCTGGCTCTGCAAACCAGCACCACACCTCTGGCGGCTTTGGCCCTGGTGTTCGTCTTGGCCACCGTTGCATTCAAGATCGCAGCCGTTCCCTTCCACCAGTGGACGCCTGACGTCTACGAAGGCTCACCAACCCCTGTGGTGGCTTTCCTTTCTGTGGGTTCCAAAGCAGCCGGATTCGCCCTGGCTCTTCGCATCCTTGTGGGTTGCTTTGGTGCCTTCGACGATCAATGGAAATTGCTGTTCACCGTTCTGGCGGTGTTGAGCATGACCCTGGGCAACGTTGTTGCCCTCGCCCAGACCTCGATGAAGCGCATGCTGGCCTACAGCTCGATCGGCCAAGCCGGCTTCGTGATGATCGGCATGGTCTGCGGCACCGAGGACGGTTTCGCGGCCATGGTTCTGTACATGGCGGCCTACCTGTTCATGAACCTGGGGGCCTTCGCCTGCATCATCCTCTTCTCGATCCGCACAGGAAGCGATCGAATTTCCGATTACGCCGGGCTTTATCAGAAGGATCCCCTGATCACCCTTGGTCTGAGTCTTTGCCTGCTTTCTCTGGGTGGCATTCCGCCAATGCTGGGTTTCTTCGGAAAGATCTATCTGTTCTTTGCCGGTTGGGCGAACCACGAATACCTGCTGGTGGTGGTTGGCCTGGTCACCTCCGTGGTGTCGATCTACTACTACATCTCCGTCATCAAAATGATGGTGGTGAAGGAGCCCCAGGAGGCCTCCGATGTGGTCAAGGCCTACCCCGACGTGAATTGGTCCTTGATGGGAATGCAGCCGCTTCGTGTTGCCCTGATTGGATGTGTGGCGATCACCGCAGTTGGCGGAATCCTCTCCAATCCCCTGTTCCAGTGGGCCAACACAGCGGTTGCAGGAACGCCATTGCTTCAGCAGGCCATCGCCCTGTCCAGCCTGAAGGGTCTTGGCTGA